The proteins below come from a single Mangifera indica cultivar Alphonso chromosome 16, CATAS_Mindica_2.1, whole genome shotgun sequence genomic window:
- the LOC123198638 gene encoding NAC domain-containing protein 2-like: MNGSSELVLPPGFRFHPTDEELVYHYLCRKCSGLPIAVPIIAEIDLYKFSPWELPAKALYGEKEWYFFSPRDRKYPNGSRPNRAAGNGYWKATGADKPIGKPKAVGIKKALVFYAGKAPRGIKTNWIMHEYRPANVDRSPSNKNNLRLDDWVLCRLYNKKGRIEKHYPIDRKAMELPEMEEQKPDIKLSAQNLTMYPQQSPMNNDLLHMDTSDSLPRLHTESSCSEHVLSSPEITYDKEVQSEAKWNELENVFDDFEFNYLDSFQDNPFGSQVQYQMEQLSPLQDMFMLLQKPF, encoded by the exons ATGAACGGATCTTCAGAGCTTGTTTTACCACCAGGGTTTAGATTCCACCCAACAGATGAGGAGTTAGTTTATCACTATTTGTGTAGAAAATGTAGCGGCTTGCCTATTGCTGTGCCAATTATCGCTGAAATTGATCTCTACAAGTTCAGTCCATGGGAGCTTCCTG CAAAGGCGCTTTATGGTGAGAAAGAATGGTACTTTTTTTCTCCAAGAGACAGAAAATATCCGAACGGGTCAAGGCCTAACCGGGCGGCCGGAAATGGGTATTGGAAGGCGACAGGGGCGGATAAGCCCATTGGAAAGCCCAAAGCAGTTGGTATAAAAAAAGCACTTGTCTTTTATGCTGGAAAAGCTCCTAGAGGAATCAAAACCAATTGGATCATGCATGAATATCGCCCAGCTAATGTTGATAGATCTCCTTCCAATAAGAACAACTTAAGG CTTGATGACTGGGTCTTATGTCgattatataacaaaaaggGAAGGATAGAGAAGCATTACCCTATTGATAGAAAAGCAATGGAACTACCAGAAATGGAGGAGCAAAAGCCTGACATTAAACTTTCGGCTCAAAATTTGACAATGTATCCACAGCAATCACCAATGAATAATGACTTATTACACATGGACACTTCAGATTCGTTACCGCGATTACATACGGAGTCGAGTTGCTCGGAGCACGTATTGTCGTCGCCGGAGATCACCTATGACAAGGAGGTGCAAAGTGAAGCTAAATGGAATGAGTTGGAAAAtgtatttgatgattttgaattcaattactTGGACAGCTTCCAGGATAACCCATTTGGTTCACAAGTGCAGTATCAAATGGAGCAATTATCCCCATTACAAGACATGTTTATGCTTCTACAGAAGccattttga